A region of Mesorhizobium sp. AR02 DNA encodes the following proteins:
- a CDS encoding glucose 1-dehydrogenase — translation MNRVAGKVALVTGAGMGLGRAAALLLAAEGAKLVVTDIDEAAARETADLIGKDGGESLFHRHDVSNPEDWPWVMEATAKRFGRLDVLVNNAGIAIAKNIEDTSLEDWRRTMAVNLDGVFFGCQQGIALMKQSGGGSIINLSSIDGIIGEADLAAYCASKGGVRTLTKAVAVHCAEQRYGIRCNSIHPGYIWTPQTENYLRDLGKLEQEKAKALARHPIGFLGEPNDIAYMVLYLASDESKFVTGSEMVVDGGYLAV, via the coding sequence GTGAACCGCGTCGCAGGCAAGGTAGCGCTCGTCACCGGGGCCGGCATGGGCCTCGGGCGGGCGGCTGCGTTGCTGCTGGCGGCCGAGGGCGCCAAGCTTGTCGTCACCGACATCGATGAGGCAGCCGCCCGGGAGACGGCCGACCTGATCGGTAAGGACGGCGGTGAAAGTCTTTTCCATCGTCACGACGTTTCCAACCCTGAAGATTGGCCGTGGGTGATGGAAGCGACGGCGAAAAGATTCGGCCGGCTCGACGTGCTGGTCAACAATGCCGGCATCGCCATTGCCAAGAACATCGAGGACACCTCGCTTGAGGATTGGCGGCGCACCATGGCCGTCAATCTCGACGGTGTGTTCTTCGGCTGCCAGCAGGGCATCGCCTTGATGAAGCAGTCGGGCGGCGGCTCGATCATCAATTTGTCGTCCATCGACGGCATCATCGGCGAGGCCGACCTCGCCGCCTACTGCGCGTCCAAGGGCGGTGTGCGCACGCTGACCAAGGCTGTCGCCGTGCACTGCGCCGAACAGCGCTACGGCATCCGCTGCAACTCGATTCACCCCGGCTACATCTGGACGCCGCAGACCGAAAATTATCTGCGCGATCTCGGCAAGCTCGAGCAGGAGAAGGCCAAGGCCTTGGCCCGCCATCCCATAGGTTTTCTCGGCGAACCGAACGACATCGCCTACATGGTCCTCTACCTCGCCTCGGATGAATCCAAATTCGTCACCGGCTCCGAAATGGTCGTCGATGGAGGCTATCTTGCCGTCTGA
- a CDS encoding SDR family NAD(P)-dependent oxidoreductase, producing MTNLSGRSAIVTGGFSGMGFAIATALAQAGANVAVGSYIAPAGSDKSDAAYYPGADEIERVRSALSAYGTRVHAAHLDVRDSEVTNLFAAEAQAAIGQADILVNAAGTTAEQPVCGHSDALWDKIVDTNLTGAFRATRAVLPGMIERRWGRIVNIGSTAASVGWKDNPAYCASKAGLLGLTRCVALEGAAHGVTCVMISPTWVETELMRRNVAQVVEREGKGRSAEAVMDEFRKGNPQGRMLQPEEIAALAVFLCSDLAKGITMENIQITGGALW from the coding sequence ATGACAAACCTTTCCGGCCGCAGCGCGATCGTCACCGGCGGGTTTTCCGGCATGGGTTTCGCCATCGCCACGGCTCTGGCGCAGGCCGGCGCCAATGTCGCCGTCGGCTCCTACATCGCGCCCGCCGGCAGCGACAAATCCGATGCCGCTTACTATCCCGGCGCCGATGAGATCGAGCGCGTGCGCTCGGCCCTGTCTGCATATGGCACAAGGGTTCATGCCGCCCATCTCGATGTCCGCGACAGCGAGGTGACCAACCTTTTCGCCGCCGAAGCCCAGGCGGCCATTGGTCAGGCCGACATCCTGGTCAACGCCGCCGGCACCACCGCCGAGCAGCCGGTTTGCGGCCATTCCGACGCGCTGTGGGACAAGATTGTCGACACCAATCTGACCGGTGCCTTCAGAGCCACACGCGCCGTGCTGCCCGGCATGATCGAGCGACGTTGGGGCCGCATCGTCAACATCGGCTCGACCGCCGCCTCCGTCGGCTGGAAGGACAATCCGGCCTACTGCGCCTCCAAGGCCGGCCTTCTCGGCCTGACTCGTTGCGTGGCGCTGGAGGGCGCCGCACACGGCGTTACCTGCGTCATGATCAGCCCGACCTGGGTCGAGACAGAACTGATGCGCCGCAATGTGGCGCAGGTCGTCGAGCGCGAGGGCAAGGGCCGCAGCGCCGAGGCGGTGATGGACGAATTCAGGAAGGGCAATCCCCAGGGGCGCATGCTGCAGCCGGAAGAGATCGCAGCCCTCGCGGTCTTCCTGTGCTCGGATCTGGCCAAGGGGATCACCATGGAGAACATCCAGATAACGGGTGGAGCCTTATGGTAG
- a CDS encoding hydantoinase B/oxoprolinase family protein, with protein MLDKPASALRLRERLLDSERLMEETGCYDGITELTLRNQDPLKFETLHTKLRAYCVSAREMARRISASPGVREVGEMVVAIYTPEGDAIALSNGIMVHVHTMSRFIKWMIKNNYEENPKIREGDIFANNDAFIGTVQVPDVMDVVPIFHEGTLVGWAGAVCHELEAGGITPGGDVCLAQERFTEGLFVCAEKIGENDEIRRDYVIRCERNLRMPIYWVLDEKAKVASCIDMRESVKQLISEIGLDYWMKVSKEFIEEGRRAQLARTRQLTVPGIYRGHTFYGHVTAGKPGFQLLGDPDWLYNIPIEMEITTDGKITMDFEGTQPWGYHSMNCTPAGMDGGMFVTLTQHMNFEGLVNDGAWMATELKLPHGTWTNPDNEMVATATSWALLLPAYGVFQRLLSRGFVARGFVEEAFVGQVNSPMIEMGGESQYGTPFGMAHFECAAAGSGALAIADGLDTAYVGWNPESDMGNIEVWEQSMPMVYIGRSIVPNSGGAGKYRGGCSFVSTWLINKTSHLRLHTSEHSSRVFDNGGMCGGYPAPTCQKHRAVRNSNIHELAAKGEPLAHAPGIDPHVSDYEKNIGGDHVVVEGPYITAPHKEGDIFSHSYNGGGGYGDVLERDPIKTAWDVENGFLTRQAADQIFGIVLKDDAEGYPVADIDATVERRAAMRKERLAKAIPVSDWIAAERGRVEKADFAPEVKKMYASAIKLSSRFTREFSDFWNVDARSIFMPGAKP; from the coding sequence ATGTTGGACAAACCTGCTTCGGCCCTGCGCCTTCGCGAAAGACTGCTCGATTCCGAGCGGCTGATGGAAGAGACCGGCTGCTATGACGGCATCACCGAACTCACCCTGCGCAACCAGGATCCGCTGAAATTCGAGACACTGCACACCAAGCTGCGCGCCTATTGCGTCTCGGCCCGCGAAATGGCCCGCCGCATCTCGGCTTCGCCGGGCGTGCGCGAGGTCGGCGAGATGGTGGTAGCCATCTACACCCCCGAAGGTGACGCCATCGCGCTCTCCAACGGCATCATGGTGCATGTCCACACGATGAGCCGCTTCATCAAATGGATGATCAAGAACAATTACGAGGAAAACCCGAAGATCCGCGAGGGCGATATCTTCGCTAACAACGATGCCTTCATCGGCACCGTGCAGGTGCCCGATGTCATGGACGTGGTGCCGATCTTCCATGAGGGCACGCTGGTCGGCTGGGCCGGCGCTGTCTGCCACGAGCTGGAGGCCGGCGGCATCACCCCTGGCGGCGACGTCTGCCTGGCGCAGGAGCGCTTCACCGAAGGGCTGTTCGTCTGCGCCGAGAAGATCGGCGAGAATGACGAGATCCGCCGCGACTACGTCATCCGCTGCGAGCGCAATCTGCGCATGCCGATCTATTGGGTGCTCGACGAGAAGGCCAAGGTCGCCTCCTGCATCGACATGCGCGAAAGCGTCAAGCAGCTGATCTCCGAGATCGGCCTCGACTACTGGATGAAGGTATCGAAGGAGTTCATCGAGGAGGGCCGCCGCGCCCAGCTCGCCCGCACCCGCCAACTCACCGTGCCAGGCATCTATCGCGGCCATACCTTCTATGGCCACGTGACGGCGGGCAAGCCCGGCTTCCAGCTGCTCGGCGATCCCGACTGGCTCTACAACATCCCGATCGAGATGGAGATCACCACCGACGGCAAGATCACCATGGACTTCGAGGGCACCCAGCCCTGGGGCTACCATTCGATGAACTGCACGCCGGCCGGCATGGATGGCGGCATGTTCGTCACCTTGACCCAGCACATGAATTTCGAAGGCCTGGTCAATGACGGCGCCTGGATGGCGACCGAACTGAAACTGCCGCACGGCACCTGGACCAACCCCGACAACGAGATGGTGGCGACCGCCACCTCATGGGCGCTGCTGCTGCCAGCCTACGGCGTGTTCCAGCGGCTTTTGTCGCGCGGCTTCGTGGCGCGCGGGTTCGTCGAGGAGGCCTTCGTCGGCCAGGTCAACAGCCCGATGATCGAGATGGGTGGCGAGAGCCAGTACGGCACGCCGTTCGGCATGGCGCATTTCGAATGCGCTGCCGCTGGCTCCGGCGCGCTGGCCATCGCCGACGGTCTCGACACCGCCTATGTCGGCTGGAACCCGGAATCCGACATGGGCAACATCGAGGTCTGGGAACAGTCGATGCCGATGGTCTATATCGGCCGCTCGATCGTCCCCAATTCGGGCGGCGCCGGTAAATATCGCGGCGGCTGTTCCTTCGTCTCGACCTGGCTGATCAACAAGACCTCGCATCTGCGGCTCCACACCTCGGAGCACTCCTCGCGCGTGTTCGACAATGGCGGCATGTGCGGCGGTTATCCGGCGCCGACCTGCCAGAAGCATCGCGCCGTGCGCAACTCCAACATCCATGAACTGGCGGCCAAAGGCGAACCGCTGGCGCATGCGCCCGGCATCGACCCGCATGTCTCCGACTACGAGAAGAACATCGGCGGCGACCATGTCGTGGTCGAGGGCCCCTACATCACCGCGCCGCACAAGGAAGGCGACATCTTCAGCCATTCCTACAATGGCGGCGGCGGCTATGGCGACGTGCTGGAGCGTGATCCGATCAAGACGGCCTGGGATGTCGAAAACGGGTTCCTCACCCGCCAGGCGGCCGACCAGATCTTCGGCATCGTGTTGAAAGACGACGCCGAGGGCTATCCGGTTGCCGACATCGACGCCACGGTCGAACGCCGTGCTGCCATGCGCAAGGAGCGGCTGGCCAAGGCAATTCCCGTTTCGGACTGGATCGCTGCCGAGCGTGGCCGCGTTGAGAAGGCCGACTTCGCCCCCGAAGTGAAGAAAATGTACGCGAGCGCGATCAAGCTTTCCTCGCGCTTCACCAGGGAATTCAGCGATTTCTGGAACGTCGACGCCAGATCGATCTTCATGCCGGGAGCAAAGCCATGA
- a CDS encoding type II toxin-antitoxin system ParD family antitoxin: MAATEKRTFSLPTEQAAFIDRLVESGTYATSSEVIRAGLRALQERDAAVERWLREEVVPTYDKWKADPSRVIPADQGFDSIRAHHATRLKGDE; encoded by the coding sequence ATGGCCGCCACCGAAAAACGCACCTTCAGCCTGCCGACGGAGCAGGCTGCCTTCATCGACCGCCTCGTTGAATCAGGAACCTATGCGACCAGCAGCGAAGTGATCCGCGCAGGGCTTCGCGCCCTGCAGGAGCGCGACGCTGCCGTAGAGCGCTGGCTGCGCGAGGAAGTCGTGCCGACCTATGACAAATGGAAGGCAGACCCTTCCCGAGTCATCCCGGCCGACCAAGGTTTTGACAGCATCCGTGCGCATCACGCTACCCGCCTCAAGGGGGACGAGTGA
- a CDS encoding hydantoinase/oxoprolinase family protein, translated as MGNPIVIGIDAGGTMTDTILVDQDGHFKIGKSATTPKNEAEGFLASAEDAADAWGISLEQLFSGVNVVLYSGTGMLNTLLSRTGRRLGLITTKGLEDMILMGRGLQAWADYSYADRLHAVTHHHPDPLVPRRRTHGVTERIDQFGDIVLALYEHEVAAAAKKLIADKVEGICIMTIFSHVNPVHEKRIAEICREEIDKAGADITVYTSHEVRPVIREQSRLNSVLIEAYATSRGRKQLKGIEDVSKKYGFKYGVQTLLSFGGLTSINHPRLHETMISGPIGGILGAAYVGKLIGNDSLICSDMGGTSFDMGVISRGQTRIENEPLMDRFKLNVPTLHLDTIGAGAGMILKVDPLTKKVSLGPESAGSDPGPICFAKGGTEPTIADCDAILGRLNPYYFLGGKVVLQVEKARKAFEEKCSSVLGVGVEEAAEGMIDMLEADANNALRRVISGQGIHPSEFTLLSYGGSGPLHLAGCSRGIGFKDIITFQFAAAFSAFGCTTADFMRRHSVSTQHDIPARADEATLAAFGAKVTNVWNDLTKATVDEMITDGHAREKIKTVPFLMMRYTGQLEDVEVMAPLAEVNSADDMRRVIDEFEAVYAKVNHRVSRYGEAGFTITELGLIATADKVKPVLLKRPLGKSDPAAAHKGVREAYIGGRWHKANLYEMDLLQPGHEVIGPAIIEHPATTLVVHPQDRVHVDEWTLLHYTHA; from the coding sequence ATCGGCAACCCGATCGTCATTGGTATCGACGCCGGCGGCACCATGACCGACACGATCCTTGTCGATCAGGACGGCCACTTCAAGATCGGCAAGTCGGCGACGACGCCGAAGAACGAGGCGGAAGGCTTCCTGGCCTCTGCCGAGGACGCGGCGGATGCCTGGGGCATCTCACTGGAGCAGCTGTTTTCCGGCGTCAACGTCGTGCTCTATTCCGGCACCGGCATGCTCAACACGCTGTTGTCGCGCACCGGCCGCCGGCTCGGCCTGATCACCACCAAGGGCCTGGAAGACATGATCCTGATGGGCCGTGGGCTGCAGGCCTGGGCCGACTATTCCTATGCCGACCGGCTGCATGCGGTGACTCACCACCATCCAGATCCGCTGGTGCCGCGCCGCCGCACCCATGGCGTCACCGAGCGCATCGACCAGTTCGGCGACATCGTGCTGGCGCTCTACGAGCACGAAGTCGCTGCTGCGGCCAAAAAGCTGATCGCCGACAAGGTCGAGGGGATCTGCATCATGACGATCTTCTCGCACGTCAATCCGGTGCACGAGAAGCGCATTGCCGAGATCTGCCGCGAGGAGATCGACAAAGCCGGCGCCGACATCACCGTCTACACCAGCCACGAGGTTCGGCCGGTCATCCGCGAACAGTCGCGGCTGAACTCGGTGCTGATCGAGGCCTATGCCACCTCGCGCGGCCGCAAGCAGCTCAAGGGCATCGAGGACGTCTCGAAAAAATACGGCTTCAAATATGGCGTGCAGACGCTGCTTTCCTTCGGCGGCCTGACCTCGATCAACCACCCGCGCCTGCACGAAACCATGATCTCCGGCCCGATCGGCGGCATCCTGGGGGCGGCCTATGTCGGCAAGCTGATCGGCAATGATTCGCTCATTTGCTCTGACATGGGCGGCACCTCGTTCGACATGGGCGTCATCTCGCGCGGCCAGACCCGGATCGAGAACGAGCCGCTGATGGACCGTTTCAAGCTCAACGTGCCGACGCTGCATCTCGACACGATCGGCGCCGGCGCCGGCATGATCCTCAAGGTCGATCCGCTGACCAAGAAGGTCTCGCTCGGGCCGGAAAGTGCGGGCTCCGATCCCGGCCCGATCTGCTTCGCCAAGGGCGGCACCGAACCAACCATCGCCGATTGCGACGCCATTCTTGGTCGCCTCAATCCGTATTATTTCCTCGGCGGCAAGGTCGTGCTGCAGGTCGAAAAGGCGCGCAAGGCGTTCGAGGAAAAATGCTCCAGCGTGCTTGGCGTTGGGGTCGAGGAGGCCGCAGAGGGCATGATCGACATGCTGGAGGCCGACGCCAACAACGCATTGCGCCGCGTCATCTCCGGCCAGGGCATCCACCCCTCGGAATTCACCCTGCTTTCCTATGGTGGCTCCGGTCCGCTGCATCTCGCCGGCTGCTCAAGGGGCATCGGTTTCAAGGACATCATCACCTTCCAGTTCGCTGCCGCCTTCTCCGCCTTCGGTTGCACCACGGCCGATTTCATGCGCCGCCATTCGGTGTCGACACAGCACGACATTCCCGCCCGTGCCGACGAGGCAACGCTGGCTGCTTTCGGGGCCAAGGTCACCAATGTCTGGAATGATCTGACCAAGGCCACGGTCGACGAGATGATCACCGACGGCCACGCCCGCGAGAAGATCAAGACGGTGCCGTTCCTGATGATGCGCTACACCGGCCAGCTCGAGGACGTCGAAGTCATGGCGCCGCTTGCCGAGGTCAATTCGGCTGACGACATGCGCAGGGTCATCGACGAATTCGAGGCGGTCTATGCCAAGGTCAACCATCGCGTCTCGCGCTATGGCGAAGCCGGCTTCACCATCACCGAACTCGGGCTGATCGCCACAGCCGACAAGGTCAAGCCGGTGCTGCTCAAGCGGCCGCTCGGCAAGTCCGACCCGGCAGCCGCCCATAAGGGCGTGCGCGAGGCTTACATTGGCGGACGCTGGCACAAGGCCAATCTCTACGAGATGGACCTTCTGCAGCCCGGCCATGAAGTCATCGGCCCAGCCATCATCGAACATCCCGCCACCACGCTCGTCGTTCATCCGCAGGACCGCGTCCATGTCGATGAATGGACGCTGCTGCACTACACCCACGCTTGA
- a CDS encoding alcohol dehydrogenase catalytic domain-containing protein, giving the protein MTSHTQTMRAAVLGRYGEPLDVTSVPRPVAGPGQILVRLQACGVCHTDVHIWRGESVPPHAPSPFVMGHEGVGRVEAIGEGVSGWALGDRAGVPWIHDTCRHCDECLDGDESFCQHHRAHGLNVPGAFAEYVVCDASFAVTLPETIDPVTTAPVMCAGITAYGAVKRAGLKAGESAIVFGCGGLGLYAVQIASRLGVKVLAVDRDPAKLEIARRYGAVETEIADSGLPSRLAARSEKYHACINFAPTTATWDAMVAGIRPRGRIIAAAMVFQPVPLIQEWLTATGVVITGTSVGTRQEMRELVAMHAEQPLETTVETISLDQVSDALATLESGQSKGRFVIDFTG; this is encoded by the coding sequence ATGACGTCGCACACCCAAACGATGCGGGCCGCGGTCCTCGGCAGGTATGGTGAGCCGCTCGATGTCACCAGCGTGCCTCGCCCCGTCGCCGGTCCCGGCCAGATCCTGGTGCGGCTGCAAGCCTGCGGCGTCTGCCACACCGATGTGCATATCTGGCGCGGCGAGAGCGTCCCGCCGCATGCGCCTTCCCCCTTCGTCATGGGCCATGAGGGCGTCGGTCGCGTCGAGGCGATCGGCGAGGGCGTGAGCGGCTGGGCGCTCGGTGACCGGGCAGGCGTGCCCTGGATCCACGACACCTGCCGCCATTGCGACGAATGCCTGGATGGCGACGAATCCTTCTGCCAGCACCATCGCGCGCATGGTCTGAACGTACCTGGCGCCTTTGCCGAATATGTGGTCTGCGACGCCAGCTTCGCGGTCACGCTGCCCGAGACCATCGACCCGGTGACCACCGCCCCGGTGATGTGCGCCGGCATCACCGCCTATGGCGCGGTGAAGCGGGCCGGGTTGAAGGCAGGCGAGAGCGCCATCGTCTTCGGCTGCGGCGGGCTTGGCCTCTATGCGGTGCAGATCGCCAGCCGGCTCGGCGTCAAGGTGCTGGCGGTCGATCGCGATCCGGCGAAGCTGGAAATCGCTCGCCGCTATGGCGCTGTCGAAACCGAGATCGCCGACAGCGGCCTGCCGTCGAGGCTCGCGGCGAGGAGCGAAAAATATCACGCCTGCATCAACTTCGCGCCCACCACCGCGACCTGGGACGCCATGGTCGCGGGCATCCGCCCGCGCGGCAGGATCATTGCCGCCGCCATGGTGTTCCAGCCGGTGCCACTCATTCAGGAGTGGCTGACGGCCACCGGCGTCGTCATCACCGGCACCAGCGTCGGCACAAGGCAGGAGATGCGCGAACTGGTCGCCATGCACGCAGAGCAACCGCTCGAAACCACCGTCGAGACCATCAGCCTGGACCAGGTCTCGGACGCGCTCGCCACGCTGGAAAGCGGCCAGTCGAAAGGCAGGTTCGTCATCGACTTCACGGGGTAG
- a CDS encoding type II toxin-antitoxin system RelE/ParE family toxin translates to MPEAQADLRWIYDTIASAAGNATAMRYIERIEVHCRGLDYASERGTRRDDLRRGLRVIGFERRVTVTFTVEPDQVVILRVFYGGANWEDEL, encoded by the coding sequence ATGCCGGAAGCCCAAGCGGACTTGCGGTGGATATACGATACCATCGCGTCGGCCGCCGGCAACGCCACGGCCATGCGCTATATAGAGCGGATCGAAGTCCATTGCCGGGGGCTTGACTACGCTTCGGAGCGAGGGACACGCCGTGACGATCTGCGGCGGGGGCTTCGGGTCATCGGTTTCGAGCGCCGTGTGACAGTGACCTTTACCGTGGAACCCGACCAAGTGGTGATTTTGCGTGTGTTCTATGGCGGCGCCAATTGGGAGGATGAGCTCTAA
- a CDS encoding acetone carboxylase subunit gamma, with protein sequence MTAYSKEVLRDLAAGQLPWPQTRRIMSAYKDDDRFFKMVAVYQDRVAWKDPILLPVSDHLFICQSGDERITRCECGHSFGDYRKNWKLKAAIIVRNTEESLREIYPNSDIPDPQWMEIREFICPQCGTMHEVEAAAPGYPIVHDFEPDLEGFYREWLGKPL encoded by the coding sequence ATGACCGCGTACAGCAAGGAAGTCCTCCGCGATCTGGCCGCCGGCCAGCTGCCCTGGCCGCAGACGCGGCGCATCATGAGCGCCTACAAGGACGATGACCGCTTCTTCAAGATGGTCGCCGTCTACCAGGACCGCGTCGCCTGGAAGGACCCGATCCTGCTGCCGGTCTCGGATCATTTGTTCATCTGCCAGAGTGGCGACGAGCGGATCACCCGCTGCGAATGCGGCCACTCCTTCGGCGACTACCGCAAGAACTGGAAGCTCAAGGCCGCGATCATCGTGCGCAACACCGAGGAATCGTTGCGCGAGATCTATCCGAACAGCGATATCCCCGATCCGCAGTGGATGGAAATCCGCGAATTCATCTGCCCGCAATGCGGCACCATGCACGAGGTCGAGGCGGCCGCCCCCGGCTATCCCATCGTGCATGATTTCGAACCCGACCTCGAAGGTTTCTATCGCGAATGGTTGGGCAAACCACTCTAG
- the betI gene encoding transcriptional regulator BetI, producing MTTRTKKQRTRIEDIRRVELIEAAHRIFLRDGLKGLTTTRICHEAGMSQGILTYYFKDKDQVLFEMVRYANRVLMDAVVVNLRQAETRWDRLTAIVDGNFPEEKFERNTANAWVSFYAEAAHNPRYARLQDLFYKRLRSNIGSALSPLWSKSEIDHFVRGFAAMLDGFWLRRGHSDGDISHLEARALLIEYSEKMLGAGTVSKLKRLQLRAA from the coding sequence ATGACGACCAGGACAAAGAAACAACGGACCCGTATCGAGGACATCAGGCGGGTCGAGCTGATCGAGGCGGCGCATCGCATCTTCCTGCGCGATGGCCTGAAAGGTCTGACGACCACCCGCATCTGCCACGAAGCCGGCATGTCGCAAGGCATCCTGACCTACTATTTCAAGGACAAGGATCAGGTGCTGTTCGAGATGGTGCGGTACGCCAACCGCGTTCTGATGGATGCCGTCGTGGTCAATCTGCGCCAGGCGGAAACAAGGTGGGATCGCCTGACGGCGATCGTCGACGGCAATTTTCCGGAGGAGAAGTTCGAGCGCAACACCGCCAACGCCTGGGTTTCCTTCTACGCGGAAGCCGCTCACAACCCCCGCTATGCAAGGCTGCAGGATCTTTTCTACAAGCGCCTGCGCTCGAACATAGGTTCGGCGCTGTCGCCGCTGTGGTCGAAGAGCGAGATCGACCACTTCGTGCGCGGCTTTGCCGCCATGCTTGACGGCTTCTGGCTGCGGCGCGGCCACTCCGATGGCGACATCTCGCATCTGGAGGCGAGAGCGCTGCTCATCGAATATTCGGAAAAGATGCTTGGCGCGGGCACGGTGTCGAAACTGAAAAGGCTTCAGCTGCGGGCGGCGTGA
- a CDS encoding helix-turn-helix transcriptional regulator, whose translation MRMGNIWAPLAKAIAATGTDRHVDCLIDLIGADIDHDLVTVTRYSTTQTPEFVKHRRFSDEMVQRYLASYYVFDPFYASWRRERRLGIMPLKRLADEEAKRGQYIAGFLAQSEICDEVGIMLADGGDWCLGIFLDRSTSAFKDSEIALLDERLPVFEALHALDIKARGRDFFRTTAPTGPGASPRQEPTIPMGLWPELSLRERELVQLILAGHPTANIAERLGITVGTVKNHRRRIYEKLDITTERELFLQFFQHRADR comes from the coding sequence ATGCGCATGGGCAACATCTGGGCGCCGCTCGCCAAGGCGATCGCCGCCACCGGCACGGACAGACATGTCGACTGCCTGATCGACCTGATCGGCGCTGATATCGACCATGACCTGGTGACGGTGACGCGCTATTCGACGACGCAGACACCGGAATTCGTCAAGCACCGGCGCTTTTCCGACGAGATGGTCCAGCGCTATCTCGCCAGCTACTACGTGTTCGACCCGTTCTATGCCTCGTGGCGGCGCGAGCGCCGATTGGGCATCATGCCGCTGAAGCGGCTTGCCGACGAGGAAGCCAAGCGCGGCCAATACATAGCCGGCTTCCTGGCGCAATCGGAGATCTGCGACGAGGTCGGCATCATGCTGGCCGATGGCGGCGACTGGTGCCTCGGCATCTTCCTTGATCGCTCGACCAGTGCGTTCAAGGACAGCGAGATCGCCCTGCTGGACGAGCGGCTGCCGGTGTTCGAGGCGCTGCATGCGCTCGACATCAAGGCGCGCGGACGCGACTTCTTCCGCACGACGGCGCCGACCGGCCCAGGCGCTTCGCCGCGGCAGGAGCCGACCATCCCGATGGGCCTGTGGCCGGAACTGTCGCTGCGCGAGCGCGAGCTAGTGCAACTGATCCTCGCCGGCCATCCGACCGCCAACATCGCCGAGCGCCTCGGCATCACCGTCGGCACGGTCAAGAACCACCGCCGGCGCATCTATGAAAAGCTCGACATCACCACCGAGAGGGAGCTGTTCCTGCAGTTTTTTCAGCACCGGGCCGATCGATAG